In Corvus moneduloides isolate bCorMon1 chromosome 3, bCorMon1.pri, whole genome shotgun sequence, one DNA window encodes the following:
- the TTC13 gene encoding tetratricopeptide repeat protein 13 isoform X4, which produces MACMMKLYDIFQQCCSILLELGDQYLGYLEEPELVSAIYGRGIAYGKKGLHDMKNAELALFELSRVISLEPDHPEVFEQRAEILSPLGRISEALSDLTKAIQLQPSARLYRHRGTLYFISEDYATAHEDFQHSLELNKNQPIAMLYKGLTFFHRGLLKEAIESFKEALKQKADFIDAYKSLGQAYRELGNFDAATESFQKALLLNQNHVQTLQLKGMMLYHHGSLDEALKNFKRCLQLEPYNEVCQYMKGLSHVAMGQFYEGIKAQTKVMLNDPLPGQKASPEYLKVKYLREYSRYLHAHLDTPLTEYNTDMDLPGNFKDHWAKNLPFLIENYEEQPGLQPHIKDVLFQNFESYKPDVQELICVADHLGSMMQYETPGFLPNKRIHRAMGLATLEVMQAVQRTWANSKVRMNGKTRLMQWRDMFDIAVKWRRIADPDQPVLWLDQMPARSLSRGFNNHINLIRGQVINMRYLEYFEKILHFIKDRILVYHGANNPKGLLEVREALEKVHKVEDLLPIMKQFNSKTRDGFTVNTKVPSLKDQGKEYDGFTITITGDKVGNILFSVETQTTEERTQLYHAEIDALYKDLTAKGKILILSAELGEVDAVCNLILSLVYYFYNLMPLSRGSSVIAYSVIMGALMASGKEVSGKIPKGKLVDFEAMTAPGSEAFSKIARSWMNLKSISPSYKSLPSVTETFPTLRTMIEVLNTDSSHCLKKTIVVV; this is translated from the exons ATGGCTTGTATGATGAAGCTATACGACATTTTTCAACAATGCTGCAG CATACTCTTAGAACTGGGTGATCAGTATCTTGGTTATTTG GAAGAACCTGAGCTGGTTAGTGCAATTTATGGACGAGGGATAGCGTACGGAAAAAAAGGACTACAT gaTATGAAAAATGCTGAACTTGCTCTGTTTGAGCTCAGTAGGGTGATTAGTCTAGAACCAGATCATCCTGAAGTATTTGAACAGCGAGCAGAA ATATTGTCCCCACTAGGACGAATCAGTGAAGCATTATCTGATCTCACCAAAGCTATTCAGCTGCAACCATCAGCAAGGCTCTACAGGCACAGAGGTACCCTTTACTTCATATCTGAG GATTATGCGACAGCCCATGAAGATTTTCAGCACTCACTGGAACTGAACAAAAATCAGCCTATAGCTATGCTTTATAAAGGCTTAACCTTCTTTCACAGAGGACTTTTGAAG GAAGCCATTGAATCCTTCAAAGAAGCTCTGAAGCAGAAAGCAGACTTCATAGATGCATATAAAAGTCTGGGACAAGCCTACAG AGAGCTTGGCAACTTTGATGCTGCTACAGAGAGCTTCCAGAAGGCTTTACTGCTGAATCAAAATCATGTTCAGACGTTACAGCTCAAAGGAATGATGCTTTATCATCATGGTAGCTTAGATGAAGCACTAAAGAATTTTAAG AGATGTCTACAGCTAGAACCATACAATGAAGTGTGCCAGTACATGAAGGGTCTCAGCCATGTTGCCATGGGACAATTTTATGAAGGCATAAAAGCTCAGACCAAAGTTATGTTAAATGATCCACTACCAGGACAGAAGGCCAGTCCAGAATATCTGAAGGTGAAATACCTCCGAG aGTATTCTAGATATTTGCATGCACATTTGGATACCCCTCTTACAGAGTATAATACTGATATGGATCTTCCTGGAAATTTCAAGGATCACTGGGccaaaaatcttccttttcttatAGAAAATTATGAAGAACAGCCAGGCTTACAGCCACATATAAA AGATGtgttatttcagaattttgaaaGCTATAAGCCTGATGTGCAAGAACTCATATGTGTAGCTGATCATCTGGGTTCCATGATGCAGTATGAGACGCCAGGATTTCTTCCAAATAAAAGGATACATAGAG CAATGGGATTGGCCACTCTAGAAGTAATGCAGGCTGTGCAGCGGACTTGGGCAAACTCCAAAGTTCGGATGAATGGGAAAACCAGACTGATGCAGTGGAGAGATATGTTTGATATTGCTGTGAAGTGGCGAAG GATAGCTGACCCTGACCAGCCTGTGCTTTGGTTGGACCAAATGCCTGCCCGGAGCCTTAGCAGAGGTTTCAATAATCACATTAACTTAATCAG gGGACAGGTCATTAACATGCGGTACCTGGAATActttgaaaaaattcttcattttatcAAAGACAGAATCCTTGTTTATCATGG tgcTAATAATCCAAAAGGACTGCTAGAGGTTCGAGAAGCTTTGGAAAAGGTACATAAAGTAGAAGATCTTCTTCCCATAATGAAG cagtTTAACAGTAAAACCAGAGATGGGTTCACTGTGAACACAAAAGTCCCCAGCTTGAAGGATCAAGGGAAAGAATATGATGGATTCACAATTACAATAACGGGAGATAA AGTGGGGAACATACTATTTTCAGTAGAAACTCAGACGACAGAAGAGAGAACACAGCTGTATCATGCAGAAATAGATGCGCTATATAAGGATTTAACAGCTAAAGGAAAAATTCTAAttctgtctgcagagctgggg gaaGTAGATGCTGTTTGCAACTTGATCCTGTCACTAGTTTATTACTTCTATAATTTAATGCCACTTTCAAGAGGATCTAG tGTGATAGCTTATTCAGTGATAATGGGAGCATTAATGGCAAGTGGAAAAGAAGTATCAGGAAAAATTCCTAAAGGAAAG CTGGTTGATTTTGAAGCCATGACAGCACCAGGGTCTGAAGCTTTTAGCAAAATAGCAAGGAGCTGGATGAATCTAAAAAG tatTTCACCTTCTTACAAGAGTCTACCATCAGTAACAGAGACTTTTCCAACCCTGAGAACAATGATTGAAGTACTAAATACAGATTCATCTCACTGTCTAAAAAAAACTATAGTTGTTGTATAA
- the TTC13 gene encoding tetratricopeptide repeat protein 13 isoform X3, which translates to MLSLNTEKILSQARLLAEQKRFPFATDNDNTNEELAIAYVLIGNGLYDEAIRHFSTMLQEEPELVSAIYGRGIAYGKKGLHDMKNAELALFELSRVISLEPDHPEVFEQRAEILSPLGRISEALSDLTKAIQLQPSARLYRHRGTLYFISEDYATAHEDFQHSLELNKNQPIAMLYKGLTFFHRGLLKEAIESFKEALKQKADFIDAYKSLGQAYRELGNFDAATESFQKALLLNQNHVQTLQLKGMMLYHHGSLDEALKNFKRCLQLEPYNEVCQYMKGLSHVAMGQFYEGIKAQTKVMLNDPLPGQKASPEYLKVKYLREYSRYLHAHLDTPLTEYNTDMDLPGNFKDHWAKNLPFLIENYEEQPGLQPHIKDVLFQNFESYKPDVQELICVADHLGSMMQYETPGFLPNKRIHRAMGLATLEVMQAVQRTWANSKVRMNGKTRLMQWRDMFDIAVKWRRIADPDQPVLWLDQMPARSLSRGFNNHINLIRGQVINMRYLEYFEKILHFIKDRILVYHGANNPKGLLEVREALEKVHKVEDLLPIMKQFNSKTRDGFTVNTKVPSLKDQGKEYDGFTITITGDKVGNILFSVETQTTEERTQLYHAEIDALYKDLTAKGKILILSAELGEVDAVCNLILSLVYYFYNLMPLSRGSSVIAYSVIMGALMASGKEVSGKIPKGKLVDFEAMTAPGSEAFSKIARSWMNLKSISPSYKSLPSVTETFPTLRTMIEVLNTDSSHCLKKTIVVV; encoded by the exons CAATTGCTTACGTGTTGATTGGCAATGGCTTGTATGATGAAGCTATACGACATTTTTCAACAATGCTGCAG GAAGAACCTGAGCTGGTTAGTGCAATTTATGGACGAGGGATAGCGTACGGAAAAAAAGGACTACAT gaTATGAAAAATGCTGAACTTGCTCTGTTTGAGCTCAGTAGGGTGATTAGTCTAGAACCAGATCATCCTGAAGTATTTGAACAGCGAGCAGAA ATATTGTCCCCACTAGGACGAATCAGTGAAGCATTATCTGATCTCACCAAAGCTATTCAGCTGCAACCATCAGCAAGGCTCTACAGGCACAGAGGTACCCTTTACTTCATATCTGAG GATTATGCGACAGCCCATGAAGATTTTCAGCACTCACTGGAACTGAACAAAAATCAGCCTATAGCTATGCTTTATAAAGGCTTAACCTTCTTTCACAGAGGACTTTTGAAG GAAGCCATTGAATCCTTCAAAGAAGCTCTGAAGCAGAAAGCAGACTTCATAGATGCATATAAAAGTCTGGGACAAGCCTACAG AGAGCTTGGCAACTTTGATGCTGCTACAGAGAGCTTCCAGAAGGCTTTACTGCTGAATCAAAATCATGTTCAGACGTTACAGCTCAAAGGAATGATGCTTTATCATCATGGTAGCTTAGATGAAGCACTAAAGAATTTTAAG AGATGTCTACAGCTAGAACCATACAATGAAGTGTGCCAGTACATGAAGGGTCTCAGCCATGTTGCCATGGGACAATTTTATGAAGGCATAAAAGCTCAGACCAAAGTTATGTTAAATGATCCACTACCAGGACAGAAGGCCAGTCCAGAATATCTGAAGGTGAAATACCTCCGAG aGTATTCTAGATATTTGCATGCACATTTGGATACCCCTCTTACAGAGTATAATACTGATATGGATCTTCCTGGAAATTTCAAGGATCACTGGGccaaaaatcttccttttcttatAGAAAATTATGAAGAACAGCCAGGCTTACAGCCACATATAAA AGATGtgttatttcagaattttgaaaGCTATAAGCCTGATGTGCAAGAACTCATATGTGTAGCTGATCATCTGGGTTCCATGATGCAGTATGAGACGCCAGGATTTCTTCCAAATAAAAGGATACATAGAG CAATGGGATTGGCCACTCTAGAAGTAATGCAGGCTGTGCAGCGGACTTGGGCAAACTCCAAAGTTCGGATGAATGGGAAAACCAGACTGATGCAGTGGAGAGATATGTTTGATATTGCTGTGAAGTGGCGAAG GATAGCTGACCCTGACCAGCCTGTGCTTTGGTTGGACCAAATGCCTGCCCGGAGCCTTAGCAGAGGTTTCAATAATCACATTAACTTAATCAG gGGACAGGTCATTAACATGCGGTACCTGGAATActttgaaaaaattcttcattttatcAAAGACAGAATCCTTGTTTATCATGG tgcTAATAATCCAAAAGGACTGCTAGAGGTTCGAGAAGCTTTGGAAAAGGTACATAAAGTAGAAGATCTTCTTCCCATAATGAAG cagtTTAACAGTAAAACCAGAGATGGGTTCACTGTGAACACAAAAGTCCCCAGCTTGAAGGATCAAGGGAAAGAATATGATGGATTCACAATTACAATAACGGGAGATAA AGTGGGGAACATACTATTTTCAGTAGAAACTCAGACGACAGAAGAGAGAACACAGCTGTATCATGCAGAAATAGATGCGCTATATAAGGATTTAACAGCTAAAGGAAAAATTCTAAttctgtctgcagagctgggg gaaGTAGATGCTGTTTGCAACTTGATCCTGTCACTAGTTTATTACTTCTATAATTTAATGCCACTTTCAAGAGGATCTAG tGTGATAGCTTATTCAGTGATAATGGGAGCATTAATGGCAAGTGGAAAAGAAGTATCAGGAAAAATTCCTAAAGGAAAG CTGGTTGATTTTGAAGCCATGACAGCACCAGGGTCTGAAGCTTTTAGCAAAATAGCAAGGAGCTGGATGAATCTAAAAAG tatTTCACCTTCTTACAAGAGTCTACCATCAGTAACAGAGACTTTTCCAACCCTGAGAACAATGATTGAAGTACTAAATACAGATTCATCTCACTGTCTAAAAAAAACTATAGTTGTTGTATAA